A window of the Candidatus Ozemobacteraceae bacterium genome harbors these coding sequences:
- a CDS encoding rubredoxin — MKEYECSLCGYLYQPVKGDLLHHVPSCTSFADVLETWECPVCHAPKRFFREHHRKGGERDFQHLLLKKAS, encoded by the coding sequence ATGAAGGAATACGAGTGTTCTCTGTGCGGATACCTGTATCAACCGGTGAAGGGCGACCTTCTGCATCATGTTCCTTCCTGCACATCGTTCGCCGACGTTCTCGAAACATGGGAATGCCCGGTGTGTCACGCTCCCAAGCGGTTCTTCCGGGAACATCACAGAAAGGGCGGAGAGCGCGACTTTCAACATCTCCTGCTGAAGAAAGCCTCTTGA